In Solanum pennellii chromosome 7, SPENNV200, the following are encoded in one genomic region:
- the LOC107026450 gene encoding transcription initiation factor IIF subunit beta — translation MEEDHGNSNSSITVDTTKWDRSVWLMKCPLVVSKSWQSQAAASSSSSDSPQVAKVIVSVDPLRSDDSSALQFTMEMGGNDVGNMPKSYSLNMFQDFVPMCVLSETGQGRVTMEGKVEHKFDMTPHTRNMEEYRKMCRERTNKSMIKNRQIQVIDNDRGVNMRPMPGMIGMIASSSKDKKKAVPVKGPEVKRTRRDRGELEDIMFKLFERQPNWTLKQLVQETDQPAQFLKEILNELCVYNKRGTNQGTYELKPEYKKSVEETGAE, via the exons ATGGAGGAAGATCATGGAAACAGCAACAGTAGTATAACAGTGGATACAACAAAATGGGACAGATCAGTGTGGTTAATGAAGTGTCCTTTAGTTGTCTCCAAATCATGGCAGTCTCAAGCCGCAGCTTCATCTTCCTCCTCAGATTCCCCCCAAGTTGCTAAAGTTATTGTCTCTGTTGATCCTCTTCGTTCCGATGACTCATCTGCTCTGCAA TTCACTATGGAGATGGGTGGAAATGACGTTGGGAATATGCCGAAAAGTTACTCCTTGAACATGTTCCAAGACTTCGTCCCAATGTGTGTGCTCTCAGAGACAGGTCAAG GAAGAGTTACCATGGAAGGAAAGGTTGAACATAAGTTTGATATGACACCTCACACTCGTAACATGGAGGAGTACCGGAAAATGTGTCGTGAAAGGACAAATAAGTCAATGATCAAGAACAGACAAATACAG GTCATTGACAATGATCGTGGAGTCAATATGAGGCCCATGCCGGGGATGATTGGCATGATTGCATCCAGTTCTAAG GATAAGAAGAAAGCAGTTCCTGTTAAGGGACCGGAAGTCAAGAGAACTAGAAGGGACCGTGGCGAACTGGAAGATATCATGTTCAAGCTTTTTGAAAGACAACCTAATTGGACTTTGAAGCAGTTAGTACAAGAAACAGATCAACCTGCG CAATTTTTGAAAGAGATACTGAATGAGCTTTGCGTGTACAATAAAAGAGGAACAAACCAAGGCACATATGAATTGAAGCCAGAGTATAAGAAATCGGTGGAGGAAACAGGTGCTGAATGA